CTATCTTAAATTGTCCTGCACTGAAGTGAAATTGTGAGTAACAATGTGAGAAGAAATGATGCATTTGTCAGTTGGCTTACACTTGCTACACTAGCTGGGTTTCGACACAAACTTGAAGTTGCAACGGTGGCTTTAGACTGCTTTTTGTGGCCAAACTTCTCTTTCAGCTTTCTGACTTCAGTGTCACTGACAAGTGGTGCACGTTCTGCTTTAAATCTTCGCTTTAGGGACATGTGCCAGGTGTGctagtaaaatgaaaaattaaagtaaaaaaagattaaaaagacATTTGCCTATTTGGCATTCTCCAATAAGTAACAATATAATATGGAACTGTATAGATAAggataagtaaaaaaaaatgcaacttACATAGCCATTTCCCTCATTATCTTTCAGAAAAGGGTATTTCACAATCACTGCCTTGGCAACTTGGACATACTCTGCATTGGTTGGATACCTAGCACAAAGTCATTCATAAACTGTAAATCAACTAACCTCTTGTTTTTGTGTAATGATCAGTTCACAAGCCATAGTGAAGTTGTAGTAGCAGAGGTGGTTTTAACTATTATACTTACATAGTGTATTCTGCCATCATTTCATAAAGCACTCTGATTATTTTATTGAGTAGTTTTGGCACTTTCTGACATGATTCTTTGGCATCAAGCCTCGCCTGCACATCCTTAGGGAAGGTTGGAATAACAGTCACAACAGGTAGTCTCCTGTGAGCTGGTTCACCACTGCAATACAACATCATCAGTGTTATGGGCTAATGAACAGCAGACAACCACAATATATATGCAATACATGTGATAAGATTTAAGCTCCAAGTCTTACTTCACAATGTCACAATATTTAACAGAACCACACACcattaaaataaacagacaaacacTATAATAAAAGTTAATATTGACTCATtgttccctgctgaaaaaaaatataACCCTGCCCAAATAATACAACAATGCAACActacaatagaaaatgtaatctatttaatggttataattgtATTGGTTATTGATTTTAAATGGAATCTATAAGGGCTATTTCTTTTAGCAGAGTTTTTACACATTAACTGCAACAACCTCTTAAACTCATAATACTGCACTTACCTTGTGGAAGGAGGTTGGAGCTCTGCCGTAGACTCAACTGGTACTGGCTCTAATATGACAATGGTCTGAGCCTCCTCGTATTGGCGCACAAACTGTTGAAATTGAATTTGCCTTTTGAACGAGCCATCAAAAAGGTATCCAACCATGGCTTCAGTGAGTCCATAGTCCACCGTTTCTCCATCTACGTCATTTTCTAGGAAACACGGGCACAATTACAACGCAGTAGTAGGCCAATAGtgtaaaatattacacacacacgcacgcacgcacacacacactcaaccgTTGGAATTGGGAAAATGGCGGATTTTGTTTAAACTATAAACACCGTCTACATCAGACGTAAGCAGCGCGGCAAAACAAAATGGAACCAAACCAAGTCTTTCATCGCTTCGTCCCCGCGCATCTAATTCACAAGGTGTAACGTTACGTTAATGTTAGCTAATCCATTAACGTTACGTAAGACAAACACAACGCAGGTGTCAATATCACATGGAATCTAAAGTTTCTAAGCGAAGCAAAAACATACCAAATTAGCTTGCTATGTAACAACTCACAGACGCTTCTAAGCAATTTCACAAtgcaataaatgtaatgtaaaatttaCAGTACATAGTCTATTGTCAGAAACCATGGCATAATAAACTACTGATATTgccgttttttttaaagaaaaattaatGATATGATCAAACGTTAAATCAAGTTTTGAACATTTAACGTTAATTAGCTGAGGAGCCGACTAATACAAGCTGATTTAGTTACCTCAGCAGACTGCGCGGGAAAACGGGTTGCACTGCCTAAATAGAAATGAACGCCAAAGcataaaatactataaataaCTGTATACGAACGCAAATAATGACAACATATATGGACAATAATGACATTTCAAGTACTCGAAAATATCTGCTTAATGTAACTGTTATGTAGCTACGAGTTCGCTTAATGTATGTACTGAGCTACATGAGTTGATGCTTGTAAAAGTACATTATAGCTAAAAAAAGGcatgaacaaaaatattaagGTAAGGTTACTTACCCCTGAATTTCCTTGCCTCTTCTTCAGTGACTTGTATTCCTGCTTCAGTTATTTTTTAACGAGTTCTTCCGTGGACAAATTCGACAACGGACAAACAGCCGCCATCTTTTCGTTCAGGTGCTTGTCTGGGCCAGAACGGCTGACACCTTCTGGTGATTTGTCTGTATTGTACCTGTAAGGTACTATCGTGTACCTTTTAATGTGAGCAATTATTTTGTAcctttaaaattgaaaaatggTCAACAGTTACAACCTTAAGGACCATTTTCTGTACCTTACAGGGTACTTTTGTAGCAAATGTACCTTTGAGTACAGAAACAGTACCCCTATTTTTCTGtgtgtatgatgtcaaaggatgtcgcgagcggcggggccactgtcagaccgcccgcttccgtctgaagtaaagttaccgaccggtaaagatgctttcattcggaaatttacttccgtgcggcaagtcccgtgctgtgtctttctctgacactttaaaatgctccacacacacacg
The Triplophysa rosa linkage group LG19, Trosa_1v2, whole genome shotgun sequence genome window above contains:
- the LOC130569896 gene encoding sterile alpha motif domain-containing protein 3-like, coding for MVGYLFDGSFKRQIQFQQFVRQYEEAQTIVILEPVPVESTAELQPPSTSGEPAHRRLPVVTVIPTFPKDVQARLDAKESCQKVPKLLNKIIRVLYEMMAEYTMYPTNAEYVQVAKAVIVKYPFLKDNEGNGYHTWHMSLKRRFKAERAPLVSDTEVRKLKEKFGHKKQSKATVATSMQDNLR